The proteins below are encoded in one region of Chaetodon trifascialis isolate fChaTrf1 chromosome 11, fChaTrf1.hap1, whole genome shotgun sequence:
- the LOC139339502 gene encoding alpha/beta hydrolase domain-containing protein 17A-like, which produces MNGLSIRELCCLFCCPPCPSRIAAKLAFLPPEPTYALLPDPDPVPGAGTAPGSSSGAAVPSLGAPGLRSRLNTGSGSDRGVGGVGGGGGGGGGGGGGGGGGGGSSSSSSGGTSGAEGRWKLHLTERAEFQYSQRELDVTDVFLTRSSRGNRVGCMYIRCAPNARFTVLFSHGNAVDLGQMSSFYIGLGTRINCNIFSYDYSGYGVSTGKPSEKNLYADIDAAWHALRSRYGISPENIILYGQSIGTVPTVDLASRFECAAVVLHSPLTSGMRVAFPDTKKTYCFDAFPNIEKVSKIPSPVLIIHGTEDEVIDFSHGLALFERCPKAVEPLWVEGAGHNDIELYSQYLERLRRFINQDLAAQHA; this is translated from the exons ATGAACGGTCTGTCCATACGAGAGCTATGCTGCCTGTTCTGCTGCCCCCCTTGCCCCAGCCGCATTGCAGCCAAACTGGCTTTCCTCCCTCCAGAGCCCACCTATGCCCTTCTCCCTGACCCAGATCCAGTTCCTGGAGCTGGAACTGCTCCTGGATCCAGCTCTGGGGCTGCTGTGCCTTCTCTTGGAGCCCCAGGACTGCGTTCCCGGCTCAACACTGGGAGTGGAAGTGACAGAGGAGTCGGAGGTgttggtggaggaggtggtggtggtggaggaggaggcggaggaggaggtggtggtggcggcagcagcagcagcagcagcggtggtACCAGTGGGGCTGAGGGCAGGTGGAAGCTTCATctcacagagagagcagagttcCAATATTCACAGAGAGAGCTGGATGTGACGGACGTATTCCTGACCAGATCCAGCCGAGGGAACAGGGTGGGGTGCATGTACATCCGATGTGCCCCCAATgccag GTTCACAGTGTTGTTTTCCCATGGCAATGCAGTAGACCTGGGTCAGATGAGCAGCTTCTACATCGGTTTAGGCACGCGCATCAACTGCAACATCTTTTCCTATGATTACTCAGGCTACGGTGTTAGCACTGGCAAGCCCTCTGAGAAGAACCTTTACGCTGACATTGACGCTGCCTGGCATGCCCTTCGCTCCCG GTATGGCATCAGCCCTGAGAATATCATCCTGTACGGACAGAGCATCGGCACGGTGCCCACAGTAGACTTGGCCTCACGGTTTGAGTGCGCTGCTGTGgtcctccactctcctctcacctctggcATGAGAGTGGCTTTCCCTGACACCAAGAAAACATACTGCTTTGATGCCTTCCCGAA CATAGAGAAAGTGTCAAAGATCCCATCTCCAGTGCTCATCATCCACGGTACAGAGGACGAGGTGATCGACTTCTCTCACGGCCTCGCCCTGTTTGAGCGCTGTCCCAAGGCTGTGGAGCCCCTCTGGGTGGAAGGTGCCGGTCACAACGACATTGAGCTTTACAGTCAGTACCTGGAGAGGCTACGGCGCTTCATCAACCAGGACCTGGCTGCACAGCATGcctga
- the LOC139339412 gene encoding GRAM domain-containing protein 2B-like: protein MRECVCMCMCLCVSVCTCVSSLFAIMSLKSRRFSLDSSLSLDSFGPLGGRRGSSRFSSKKSRQSHSLDDARLEIQELNHSLNSNIPLRKQTIAEESLDRSDGLISSNSFLKHNKAFHKLFQEIPEGENLTQTFTCALQKEVLYHGKLFVSENHVCFHSSVLLKDTKVVIPASSVREVKKHNSALSMLSIQIADGEKHSFVSLRNREMCYKLLQTVCSHAKGESANSSPHLSSAENEADHDMASSYSSLEDSMDLSRQNSIYLDNGSPLMSSEGPTQCSSTRQSLIDEDVRAVSWIWRIIERITPFFLLREMRNLSVVFYFCMMLMTLLLLASGYIGLRIIALEEQLQSLGALTELSLHHREYQET, encoded by the exons atgagagagtgtgtgtgtatgtgtatgtgtttgtgtgtgtctgtgtgcacgtgtgtgagcTCTTTATTTGCCATCATGAGTCTGAAAAGCAGGAGATTCTCACTGGACAGCTCTCT CTCTCTGGACAGCTTTGGACCCCTTGGTGGAAGAAGGGGCAGCAGCAGGTTCAGTAGTAAGAAATCAAGACAGAGTCATAGTCTGGACGATGCCCGACTGGAGATCCAGGAGCTGAATCATAGCCTCAACTCCAACATTCCCCTCAG GAAGCAGACCATAGCAGAGGAGAGCCTTGATCGATCAGATGGGCTCATCAGCAGCAAT AGCTTCCTGAAGCACAACAAAGCGTTCCACAAGCTGTTTCAAGAGATTCCTGAGGGGGAGAATCTGACACAGA CATTCACCTGTGCCTTGCAGAAGGAGGTGCTGTATCATGGAAAACTCTTTGTTTCGGAGAACCATGTGTGTTTCCACTCGTCCGTGCTGCTCAAAGACACCAAG GTAGTGATTCCTGCGTCCAGCGTCAGGGAGGTGAAGAAACACAACTCAGCTTTATCCATGTTGTCTATTCAAATTGCTGATGGAGAGAAG CACTCATTTGTGTCTTTGAGGAACCGTGAAATGTGCTATAAACTCCTCCAAACTGTCTGCTCACATGCAAAG GGGGAGAGTGCCAACAGCAGCCctcatctgtcctctgctgaGAACGAAGCAGATCATGACATG GCCTCCAGTTATTCCAGTTTGGAGGACAGCATGGACCTGAGCAGACAGAACAGCATTTATCTTGATAACGGCTCTCCTCTGATGTCCAGTGAAG GTCCGACACAATGCAGCTCCACTCGTCAAAGCTTAATAGACGAAGACGTCCGAG CTGTATCGTGGATTTGGAGGATCATCGAGAGAATCAcacccttcttcctcctcagagaGATGAGGAATCTCAGTGTTGTCTTCTACTTCTGTATGATGCT GATGACGTTGCTCCTGTTGGCGTCTGGGTACATCGGGCTGAGGATCATCGcactggaggagcagctgcaaTCGCTGGGAGCCCTGACTGAGTTATCTTTACACCACAGAGA gtaCCAGGAAACGTAG